A single genomic interval of Macadamia integrifolia cultivar HAES 741 chromosome 6, SCU_Mint_v3, whole genome shotgun sequence harbors:
- the LOC122082889 gene encoding monocopper oxidase-like protein SKU5: MASLRVFLLFLIYISSFLSICFAGDPFVFYDWTVSYMTAAPLGVQQQVIAINGKFPGPIVNVTTNNNVVVNVLNRLDEDILYTWDGIQHRRNSWQDGVLGTNCPIPMDYNWTYQFQVKDQIGSFFYFPSLNFQRAAGGYGGIIVNNRDIIPLPFATPHGDITILIGDWYNRNHTDLRKTLDAGKSLGMPDGVLINGKGPYRYNTTLVPDGIVYESFEVHPGKTYRLRVHNVGISTSLNFRIQNHNLLLAETEGSYTSQQNFTNLDIHVGQSYSFLVTMDQNASTDYYIVASARFVNESLWQRVTGVAILHYSNSKGNARGPLPDPPNDVYDKTFSMNQARSIRWNVSASGARPNPQGSFRYGSINVTDLYVLKNKPPVMISGKRRAALSGISYVNPTTPIRLADDHHLKGVYKLDFPKMPLTGPPKMESSVINGTYKGFMEVILQNNDTTVQSFHLDGYAVFVVGMDYGDWTENSRGTYNKWDGVARCTVQVFPGAWTAILVSLDNVGVWNLRTENLDSWYLGQETYVRIVNPEPNNKTELPRPENAFFCGELKDLNKYKPNPRSFASSITGGKSKLLFTLQMFVLFAIFIFR; this comes from the exons ATGGCTTCGTTACGGGTTTTCCTGTTGTTTCTGATttacatttcttcttttctgagTATCTGTTTCGCCGGAGATCCCTTTGTTTTCTACGACTGGACGGTTTCTTACATGACGGCTGCACCGCTGGGTGTTCAACAGCAG GTGATTGCGATTAACGGGAAGTTTCCAGGTCCTATTGTTAACGTGACTACCAATAACAATGTTGTGGTTAATGTGCTAAATCGATTGGATGAAGATATCCTCTATACTTG GGATGGCATCCAACACCGTCGTAATTCCTGGCAAGATGGTGTTCTTGGCACTAATTGTCCTATCCCCATGGATTATAACTGGACATACCAGTTTCAGGTTAAGGATCAGATTGGGAGCTTCTTCTACTTCCCTTCCCTCAATTTTCAGAGAGCAGCTGGCGGTTATGGTGGTATCATTGTAAATAACCGGGACATTATTCCCCTTCCATTCGCCACTCCTCATGGAGATATCACCATCCTCATTGGTGACTGGTACAACCGAAATCATACG GATCTGAGGAAGACCCTTGATGCTGGGAAGAGCCTTGGCATGCCGGATGGAGTTCTCATAAACGGGAAGGGTCCTTACAGATACAATACCACACTCGTTCCGGATGGCATTGTATATGAAAGTTTTGAAGTACACCCAG GTAAAACTTACCGTCTTCGCGTCCATAATGTTGGAATCTCAACTAGTTTGAACTTCAGGATCCAGAACCATAACTTGCTTCTTGCTGAGACAGAGGGATCATACACATCGCAACAAAATTTTACTAACCTAGATATTCATGTTGGACAGTCTTATTCGTTCTTGGTTACCATGGATCAGAATGCAAGTACAGATTACTATATTGTAGCAAGTGCTAGGTTTGTGAATGAGTCTCTTTGGCAAAGAGTCACAGGTGTTGCCATCTTGCACTATTCAAATTCCAAGGGTAACGCCCGTGGTCCACTCCCAGACCCACCAAATGATGTTTATGATAAGACCTTTTCAATGAACCAGGCAAGATCCATCAG GTGGAATGTTTCTGCTAGTGGTGCACGTCCTAACCCCCAAGGATCTTTTAGATATGGCTCGATAAATGTGACAGATTTATATGTGCTGAAGAACAAGCCACCTGTGATGATTAGTGGAAAACGTCGGGCAGCACTGAGCGGGATCTCATACGTTAATCCCACTACACCAATCAGGCTTGCTGATGATCACCATTTGAAGGGAGTATATAAGCTTGATTTCCCCAAAATGCCACTCACTGGACCACCCAAGATGGAATCATCGGTAATTAATGGTACATATAAGGGATTTATGGAAGTGATATTACAAAACAATGACACAACAGTTCAGAGCTTTCACTTGGATGGTTATGCAGTTTTTGTGGTTGG GATGGATTATGGAGATTGGACAGAGAACAGCAGGGGTACATACAATAAATGGGATGGAGTTGCACGCTGCACAGTACAG GTTTTCCCAGGGGCATGGACAGCTATTTTAGTCTCACTTGATAATGTTGGAGTTTGGAACCTGAGAACAGAAAACCTTGACTCATGGTATCTTGGCCAAGAAACATATGTCCGTATTGTCAATCCAGAGCCCAACAACAAGACTGAGTTGCCCAGGCCGGAGAATGCTTTTTTTTGTGGTGAACTTAAGGATTTGAATAA GTATAAACCAAACCCGCGGTCCTTTGCATCATCAATCACAGGAGGAAAATCAAAGCTGCTCTTCACACTGCAGATGTTTGTCCTTTTTGCCATTTTCATTTTCCGCTAA